In Methanoregula sp., a single window of DNA contains:
- a CDS encoding YqhA family protein, protein MEKADTSEPSAQGGKALADQHIVENIFERSLWSVRFIVLLGVIFGALSAIVLFLAGSTEIYHILVGYIQVGAHPLTHEQILIGIIGAVDFYLIGLVLIIFSFGIYELFISDIDIARIEGGFGSILDIENLDDLKNKIIKVIIMVLIVTFFQRILSMEFTTSIDMLAMAVSICLICVGVYFLGRHGH, encoded by the coding sequence ATGGAAAAAGCAGACACATCAGAACCTTCTGCACAGGGCGGAAAAGCTCTTGCCGACCAGCATATTGTTGAGAATATTTTTGAACGGTCTCTCTGGAGTGTACGGTTTATCGTACTTCTCGGCGTAATCTTTGGTGCGCTCTCCGCAATTGTCCTGTTCCTCGCCGGCTCAACTGAGATATATCATATTCTTGTGGGATATATTCAGGTGGGAGCACACCCGCTCACCCACGAACAGATCCTGATTGGTATCATCGGGGCCGTGGACTTTTACCTGATAGGTCTTGTCCTCATCATCTTCAGTTTCGGTATCTACGAACTTTTCATCTCCGATATCGATATCGCGCGGATTGAGGGAGGATTCGGGAGCATTCTGGATATCGAAAACCTTGACGATCTCAAGAACAAGATCATCAAAGTCATCATCATGGTGCTGATAGTGACATTTTTCCAGCGGATTCTTTCCATGGAGTTTACCACATCGATCGATATGCTAGCTATGGCCGTGTCGATCTGTCTGATCTGCGTTGGGGTATATTTCCTCGGCAGGCACGGCCACTGA
- a CDS encoding flavodoxin family protein — protein MEQMKKILVIMGSPRKGNTFRACEELRGILEQDLPVEFEYLWLKDANLLPCKGCLACFFHGEEKCPNHDDALLIEQKIREADGVIFASPVYGMSVTGQMKIFIDRFCYNFHRPQFFDKKALLLTTTGALGHKDVLNYLDTVARVWGFEIAGKIGLVTPIPLPSHRIEGNRRAIAKAAGEFTMALRRQVRKSPGLMDILIFHGQRAAFSQLERLSPADYQYWKEKGWFDRSVQFFVDVPVNPVYHAIGMVVEWIAARQIRNDLIQNPGEIP, from the coding sequence ATGGAGCAAATGAAAAAAATTCTTGTTATCATGGGGAGCCCACGGAAAGGAAATACGTTCCGGGCATGCGAAGAGCTCCGCGGGATCCTGGAACAGGATCTCCCGGTGGAATTTGAGTACCTTTGGCTGAAAGACGCCAACCTGCTGCCCTGCAAAGGATGCCTTGCCTGTTTCTTCCATGGTGAAGAAAAATGTCCCAATCACGATGACGCCCTCCTGATCGAGCAGAAGATACGAGAGGCCGATGGCGTGATCTTTGCGTCCCCCGTCTATGGTATGAGCGTCACTGGCCAGATGAAGATATTCATCGACCGATTCTGCTACAACTTCCACCGGCCGCAGTTCTTTGACAAGAAAGCCCTCCTGCTGACAACAACCGGTGCACTCGGTCATAAAGATGTTCTGAATTACTTAGATACGGTTGCCCGGGTATGGGGATTCGAAATAGCGGGAAAGATCGGGCTGGTAACCCCTATTCCCCTACCGAGCCATCGGATCGAGGGGAACCGGAGGGCGATTGCGAAAGCCGCAGGGGAATTTACGATGGCACTCCGACGCCAGGTACGAAAGAGCCCGGGTCTTATGGACATACTAATTTTCCACGGTCAGCGGGCAGCATTCTCCCAGCTGGAGAGACTGTCACCTGCTGATTACCAGTACTGGAAAGAGAAGGGCTGGTTTGACAGGAGCGTGCAATTTTTCGTCGATGTTCCGGTTAATCCTGTGTATCATGCAATCGGGATGGTTGTTGAATGGATTGCAGCAAGGCAGATACGAAACGATCTGATACAGAATCCGGGAGAGATACCATGA
- a CDS encoding EFR1 family ferrodoxin (N-terminal region resembles flavodoxins. C-terminal ferrodoxin region binds two 4Fe-4S clusters.) has translation MKTIIYYFTGTGNTLAVARHLATELGETELIPLLKLMKQPEVVADTDAVGIAFPVYYLTLPGLVREFVKKLRFTGSPYIFGIATCGERPGHALFNLKSLLEEKGTTLSAGFVFVMPENYIGPVDLMGDADHRQEKYARAKSRIPVIAAAIRERKTSVPEGSNSIILHIGGCITSTLMTSVYNTPRRLHATAACNHCGTCGRICPTNNITVMDDAVSWGKNCTQCYACIHWCPQKAIEIGGRTAGKPRYHHPDVTLNDMILR, from the coding sequence ATGAAAACCATCATTTATTACTTCACCGGTACCGGCAACACGCTTGCCGTTGCCCGGCACCTTGCAACAGAACTCGGAGAAACGGAACTCATCCCCCTGTTGAAGTTGATGAAACAGCCGGAGGTTGTAGCAGATACCGATGCCGTGGGGATCGCGTTTCCGGTCTATTATCTTACTTTGCCCGGCCTTGTCAGGGAGTTTGTAAAAAAACTCCGGTTCACCGGCAGCCCGTACATCTTCGGCATCGCGACCTGCGGGGAACGGCCCGGCCATGCCCTCTTCAACCTGAAGTCCCTCCTCGAAGAGAAGGGAACAACGCTTTCAGCCGGGTTTGTCTTTGTCATGCCGGAGAACTATATCGGTCCCGTTGACCTGATGGGGGATGCGGATCACCGGCAGGAAAAATATGCCAGGGCAAAAAGCCGTATCCCGGTGATTGCAGCAGCGATCCGGGAACGGAAGACTTCCGTGCCGGAAGGATCCAACTCGATCATCCTGCACATCGGGGGATGCATCACGAGCACCCTTATGACTTCTGTCTATAACACACCGCGTCGTCTCCACGCAACGGCAGCGTGCAACCATTGCGGGACATGCGGGCGGATATGCCCCACGAATAATATCACGGTAATGGATGATGCCGTGAGCTGGGGGAAGAACTGCACCCAGTGCTATGCCTGTATCCACTGGTGCCCGCAGAAAGCAATCGAGATCGGCGGCAGGACTGCCGGGAAACCGCGCTACCACCACCCAGATGTTACCCTCAACGATATGATACTGCGGTAG
- a CDS encoding 4Fe-4S binding protein — MTETETNKTESSRQQIRKWLLILSFILLPVTLVYISPIIILMGAAEGIATGSMILFIAIFILSLFVARLWCGWLCPMGAWQEICSPVMKHTVQDGWRNRVKYGVTVLWLAMLAYLFISAGGIRAIDPFYSTDHGLSITSLEPLIVVIIIFSIIFAVVYLAGRRGFCYILCPVAALMIVGRKIRNLIGWPALQLGADASRCIDCNKCSKECPMGLDVNSMVRKGEMENPDCILCANCADTCPKGAITYAWKRK; from the coding sequence ATGACAGAAACTGAAACAAACAAAACCGAATCATCACGCCAGCAAATCCGGAAATGGCTCCTCATCCTCTCTTTCATCCTCCTTCCTGTCACGCTCGTCTACATCTCCCCCATCATCATCCTTATGGGAGCAGCCGAAGGTATTGCCACCGGCAGCATGATCCTCTTTATTGCAATTTTCATCCTTTCGCTCTTTGTCGCCCGGCTCTGGTGCGGCTGGCTATGCCCTATGGGAGCATGGCAGGAGATCTGTTCACCGGTCATGAAGCATACCGTGCAGGACGGCTGGCGCAACCGGGTCAAGTATGGCGTCACAGTGCTCTGGCTTGCCATGCTTGCGTACCTCTTCATCAGCGCCGGGGGAATCCGTGCAATTGATCCCTTCTACAGCACGGACCACGGCCTGTCGATCACGTCCCTTGAACCCCTTATAGTCGTGATCATCATCTTTTCGATTATATTCGCCGTAGTGTATCTCGCCGGCCGGCGCGGGTTTTGCTATATCCTCTGCCCTGTCGCGGCCCTGATGATAGTCGGCCGGAAGATCCGGAACCTCATCGGCTGGCCTGCCCTGCAGCTGGGTGCCGATGCCTCCCGCTGTATCGACTGCAACAAGTGTTCAAAGGAATGCCCGATGGGCCTCGATGTGAATAGCATGGTCCGGAAGGGTGAGATGGAGAATCCCGACTGCATCCTTTGCGCAAACTGTGCCGATACGTGCCCGAAGGGTGCGATCACGTATGCATGGAAAAGGAAATGA
- a CDS encoding DedA family protein translates to MDPFFSLIDLVIHFDKYLPGIIDTYGLWTYLILFVIIFCETGLVVMPYLPGDSLLFVAGAMAGSGYLNIEILLISLFAAAVIGDTVNYWIGKTAGMKVLEKNYSLVRRDHLEKTQEYFTRYGGITIVIARFIPFIRTFAPFLAGVGKMSYRWFLTYNVIGAALWILGFTLAGYFFGSMPIVQQNFNYIIYAIIALSLFAVASILIGIFRTARACSAAENTDKEKKE, encoded by the coding sequence ATGGATCCATTCTTTTCCCTCATTGACCTTGTCATCCACTTCGATAAGTACCTCCCGGGCATCATCGATACCTACGGCCTGTGGACGTATCTGATCCTTTTTGTGATCATTTTCTGTGAGACGGGTCTTGTTGTAATGCCCTACCTTCCCGGGGACTCGCTCCTCTTTGTCGCCGGGGCAATGGCAGGGAGCGGGTATCTCAACATCGAGATCCTGCTTATCTCGCTCTTTGCCGCTGCGGTGATCGGCGATACCGTCAATTACTGGATCGGGAAAACTGCGGGCATGAAAGTGCTGGAGAAGAACTACTCACTCGTCCGCCGGGATCACCTGGAAAAGACCCAGGAATATTTTACCCGCTATGGGGGCATTACGATTGTAATCGCCCGGTTCATTCCCTTTATACGGACCTTCGCCCCGTTCCTTGCCGGCGTGGGAAAGATGAGCTACCGCTGGTTTTTAACCTACAACGTAATCGGCGCAGCCCTCTGGATACTCGGTTTTACCCTTGCCGGGTATTTTTTCGGCAGCATGCCCATCGTCCAGCAGAACTTTAATTACATAATCTATGCCATCATCGCACTCTCGCTCTTTGCCGTTGCATCGATTTTGATTGGAATTTTCCGGACGGCCCGTGCCTGCTCGGCAGCTGAAAACACTGATAAAGAAAAAAAAGAATAA
- a CDS encoding DUF169 domain-containing protein, with the protein MDIELRDRFITLWQTYFPGTELPITFGFRKDAGTVQNVPAPDGWRCIICQIGRVRNGTSLALDAQSVTCRGGLFYSGYSTERPPDFRYFLSKGKPGGVEGERYKQTPELVDEWQKNTEFLPSAGKKIVFIRWDNLIASDTPEVVIFFARPEVLSGLFTLANFDQSDPYGVICPMGAGCSSIIHYPWLEQQKENPKAVLGMFDPSARPCVPSDMLTLAFPMKKFSRVVGFMEESFLITKTWGTVKKKIELSASLYQKI; encoded by the coding sequence ATGGATATCGAACTGCGGGATCGTTTCATTACCCTGTGGCAGACCTATTTTCCCGGCACCGAACTTCCGATCACGTTCGGGTTCAGAAAAGACGCCGGGACCGTGCAGAACGTTCCGGCACCTGACGGGTGGCGATGCATCATCTGCCAGATTGGCCGGGTCCGGAACGGGACTTCTCTTGCGCTGGATGCGCAGTCTGTAACCTGTCGCGGGGGTCTGTTTTATTCCGGTTATTCAACGGAACGACCGCCGGATTTCCGCTATTTCCTGTCAAAGGGCAAACCCGGCGGTGTAGAGGGAGAGCGCTACAAACAGACGCCGGAACTGGTCGATGAATGGCAGAAGAACACAGAATTCCTTCCTTCCGCGGGAAAGAAGATCGTTTTCATCCGCTGGGATAACCTGATTGCCAGTGACACTCCTGAAGTGGTGATCTTCTTTGCCCGTCCCGAGGTGCTTTCCGGGCTTTTTACGCTGGCAAATTTCGACCAGTCCGATCCTTATGGTGTGATCTGCCCGATGGGGGCAGGGTGCAGTTCCATCATCCATTACCCGTGGCTGGAGCAGCAGAAGGAAAACCCCAAAGCGGTACTGGGCATGTTCGATCCATCCGCCCGCCCCTGCGTTCCGTCCGATATGCTTACCCTGGCATTTCCGATGAAGAAATTTTCCCGGGTGGTAGGATTTATGGAGGAGAGTTTCCTGATTACGAAAACATGGGGTACGGTAAAAAAGAAGATCGAACTGAGTGCCTCACTCTACCAGAAGATCTAA
- a CDS encoding calcium-translocating P-type ATPase, PMCA-type: protein MLTFDEIIKLAGDSGLESSRVEEFRKKYGANAMTPPVREPLWKQYLQNFDDPIIKILLLAVTISLIVSLMQGSGFLDTIGIIIAILLATGIAFFNEYRSSKEFDILNAHRDDMGVKAIRDGHPTSVPARDIVVGDLIILEAGDAVPADGYLSVSDALFSDESAFTGESEPVQKEIQARVLKGAFVTAGKGRMIAAAVGDSAQMGLIAASLGIDHATQTPLEHKLEDLAGIISKFGYAMAILIFGTLFIRGLMFGEITGFTIDTANHLLHYIMLAVVIVVAAVPEGLPMSVALSLSLAMRKMTRANCLVRRLIACETIGSATTVCTDKTGTLTKNQMEVVASSVGNPVHPGDLPGSPVEWITLNAAVNGTAHLEEREGRVIVIGNSTEGALNRWLREHTLDYQQLRAETTVAKQYLFDGNRKRMSTVVHMKGTPYLLVKGAPEIISGLCKATPDLSGVSELASRAMRTLAFAHKEIINGDETETGLIWDGYVGIRDPLRDDIAASVARCQSAGIKIRMVTGDNPETARAIARDAGILQQGTVVTGSEFRSLTEDQQVTAAQGLDIMARAEPMDKLLLVNALQKTGAVVAVTGDGTNDAPALKHADVGLAMGIAGTEVAREASDIILLDDSFGSITNAVLWGRSLYENIQRFLLFQLTINFSACILVFIASVMGYPEPFTIIQILWINIIMDTLAAFALCSEAPHAGLMKHRPIPHDAKIITPFMWISIIVTGAFFIFGGMLQIATGFLGGTTPAEINTVFFAAFIIAAVWNGINCRALDGKMPSFFKGNPTFFAVMGAVVLAQILIIQYGGAVFGTVPLSLNQWITIVVATASVLVIGLLLRTVYHAVHTGKKSLPG, encoded by the coding sequence ATGCTGACATTTGACGAGATTATCAAGCTGGCAGGGGATTCAGGACTTGAGTCCTCCCGGGTAGAAGAATTCCGGAAGAAATACGGCGCCAATGCGATGACGCCCCCGGTCCGGGAGCCTCTCTGGAAACAATACTTACAGAATTTTGACGATCCGATCATCAAGATCCTGCTCCTCGCAGTTACGATCTCTCTGATTGTCTCTCTTATGCAGGGAAGCGGTTTTTTAGATACAATCGGGATCATCATTGCGATCCTGCTCGCAACCGGTATTGCGTTTTTCAATGAATACCGGAGCAGCAAAGAGTTCGATATTCTTAATGCCCACCGGGATGACATGGGGGTCAAGGCAATACGGGACGGACACCCCACCTCGGTTCCTGCCCGCGATATCGTAGTCGGCGATCTCATCATACTCGAAGCCGGCGATGCCGTCCCGGCAGACGGTTATCTTTCGGTCTCTGATGCCCTGTTCAGCGATGAATCCGCATTCACCGGGGAGAGCGAACCGGTCCAGAAAGAGATACAGGCCCGGGTCTTAAAAGGTGCGTTTGTAACCGCAGGAAAAGGACGCATGATCGCAGCCGCAGTAGGCGACTCGGCCCAGATGGGACTTATCGCTGCATCCCTCGGCATTGATCACGCCACCCAGACACCTCTCGAGCACAAGCTCGAAGATCTCGCAGGGATCATCAGCAAGTTCGGTTACGCAATGGCAATACTCATCTTCGGCACCCTGTTTATCCGGGGTCTCATGTTCGGGGAAATCACCGGGTTTACCATCGATACTGCCAACCATCTCCTGCACTACATCATGCTCGCCGTGGTCATTGTCGTTGCTGCGGTCCCGGAAGGTCTCCCGATGAGCGTTGCCCTCTCTCTCTCGCTTGCAATGCGCAAGATGACCCGGGCCAACTGCCTTGTCCGGCGCCTGATTGCCTGTGAAACCATCGGCTCAGCCACAACGGTCTGCACCGACAAGACGGGCACGCTTACCAAAAACCAGATGGAAGTGGTGGCATCCTCGGTTGGAAACCCCGTCCACCCGGGGGATCTCCCGGGTTCACCTGTGGAATGGATCACCTTAAACGCGGCAGTGAACGGCACCGCACATCTCGAAGAGCGCGAGGGCAGGGTGATCGTGATCGGCAATTCAACCGAAGGTGCCCTGAACCGCTGGCTGCGGGAACATACACTGGACTACCAGCAGCTGCGTGCCGAGACTACTGTTGCGAAGCAGTATCTCTTTGACGGGAACCGCAAGCGGATGTCCACCGTTGTCCACATGAAAGGAACACCGTACCTGCTCGTCAAAGGTGCACCGGAGATCATCAGCGGGCTCTGTAAGGCTACACCCGACCTCTCCGGCGTGAGCGAACTCGCATCGCGGGCCATGCGGACCCTTGCCTTTGCACACAAAGAGATCATCAACGGCGACGAAACGGAGACCGGACTGATCTGGGACGGGTATGTCGGCATACGCGATCCACTCCGGGATGATATCGCCGCATCCGTTGCCCGTTGCCAGAGTGCAGGAATAAAGATCCGCATGGTAACCGGGGACAACCCGGAAACCGCACGGGCCATTGCCCGTGATGCAGGAATCCTGCAACAGGGTACGGTCGTTACCGGATCAGAGTTCCGCTCACTCACCGAAGACCAGCAGGTCACGGCTGCACAGGGACTCGACATTATGGCACGGGCAGAACCGATGGACAAACTGCTGCTCGTCAACGCACTCCAGAAGACCGGGGCAGTTGTAGCGGTAACCGGTGACGGGACCAATGATGCTCCCGCTCTCAAGCATGCCGATGTTGGCCTTGCCATGGGGATAGCCGGAACCGAAGTTGCACGGGAGGCGAGCGACATCATCCTGCTCGACGATTCGTTCGGCTCGATCACCAATGCAGTCCTGTGGGGACGCTCGCTCTACGAGAATATCCAGCGGTTCTTACTCTTCCAGCTCACGATTAACTTTTCCGCCTGTATCCTTGTATTCATCGCATCGGTGATGGGCTACCCTGAACCGTTTACCATTATCCAGATCCTCTGGATCAATATCATCATGGACACCCTTGCCGCGTTCGCCCTCTGCTCGGAAGCCCCCCATGCCGGTCTCATGAAACACCGGCCGATACCGCATGACGCAAAGATCATCACGCCGTTCATGTGGATATCTATCATTGTCACAGGGGCATTTTTTATCTTCGGGGGCATGCTCCAGATCGCGACGGGATTCCTGGGAGGAACGACCCCGGCAGAGATTAATACTGTCTTTTTCGCGGCATTCATCATCGCTGCTGTCTGGAATGGCATCAACTGCCGGGCACTTGACGGGAAGATGCCATCGTTTTTTAAAGGCAACCCGACATTTTTTGCCGTGATGGGGGCAGTCGTCCTCGCCCAGATCCTGATCATCCAGTACGGCGGTGCAGTATTTGGCACGGTACCCCTGTCCCTCAACCAGTGGATAACGATTGTCGTGGCAACGGCATCCGTACTGGTCATCGGGCTTCTGTTAAGGACTGTATACCACGCAGTCCATACAGGCAAAAAATCCCTGCCCGGATAA
- the msrA gene encoding peptide-methionine (S)-S-oxide reductase MsrA translates to MDEETQQERATFAAGCFWGVEAAFRRVKGVTDTAVGYTGGTTADPTYQKVCSGRTGHAEAVGIIFDPAVISYEKLLDVFWSIHDPTQVNRQGPDVGTSYRSAIFYHSLKQQELAEASKARLAASAPYQRKTIATEIVPAQKFWKAEEYHQQYFEKSGRGYCASLKCWE, encoded by the coding sequence ATGGATGAAGAGACACAACAGGAAAGGGCTACTTTTGCTGCCGGTTGTTTCTGGGGTGTTGAAGCGGCATTCCGGCGGGTTAAAGGAGTAACGGATACAGCGGTCGGGTATACGGGAGGGACCACTGCCGATCCTACTTACCAGAAAGTTTGCTCGGGACGGACCGGGCATGCCGAAGCCGTCGGCATCATCTTTGATCCTGCAGTTATAAGCTATGAAAAACTGCTGGATGTGTTCTGGAGCATCCACGACCCAACGCAGGTGAACCGCCAGGGGCCGGATGTCGGCACCAGTTACCGGTCCGCCATCTTTTACCATTCGCTTAAACAGCAGGAACTGGCAGAGGCATCAAAAGCCCGGCTTGCAGCATCCGCACCATACCAGAGAAAAACTATCGCAACCGAGATTGTTCCTGCACAGAAATTCTGGAAAGCGGAGGAATATCACCAGCAGTACTTTGAAAAAAGCGGGAGGGGGTATTGTGCCAGCCTGAAATGCTGGGAATAA
- a CDS encoding DUF1894 domain-containing protein yields MDQPARCIRYLDLETVLKEVTGRKVNNYIRKHCDEYYLMPPGFEFRGIAIQLKSPMLIGLVPESCIILMPFTKPCYGTMLYKIIADEEDFSYLRSALGKKKA; encoded by the coding sequence ATGGATCAACCGGCCCGCTGTATCAGGTACCTGGACTTAGAAACCGTACTGAAAGAGGTTACCGGGCGAAAAGTGAACAATTATATCCGGAAACACTGCGATGAGTATTACCTGATGCCCCCCGGTTTTGAATTCCGGGGAATCGCCATTCAGCTCAAATCCCCCATGCTTATCGGGCTTGTTCCGGAATCCTGCATAATCCTGATGCCGTTTACAAAACCCTGCTACGGCACGATGCTTTACAAGATAATTGCGGACGAGGAAGATTTTTCCTATCTCCGTTCTGCTCTCGGAAAAAAGAAGGCATGA
- a CDS encoding rhodanese-like domain-containing protein, translating to MILLMILAVICTGCVQPAQSGTKTSSGYSDVTAQEARSLKHASQGKMVIIDLSPDYAEGHLPMAISIPLDTLDEKIPTLDRSKPYLVYCHSDNTSIAGATKLVNAGFSPVYRLKGNYESWVSAGYPAE from the coding sequence TTGATACTCCTCATGATTCTCGCGGTCATCTGTACCGGGTGTGTGCAGCCTGCGCAGTCCGGTACGAAGACCTCTTCAGGGTACAGCGATGTCACGGCACAGGAGGCACGGTCATTGAAGCACGCTAGCCAGGGAAAAATGGTCATCATCGATCTCTCCCCGGATTATGCAGAAGGCCACCTGCCAATGGCGATCAGTATTCCGCTCGACACTCTGGATGAAAAGATCCCGACCCTCGACAGATCAAAACCATACCTTGTCTACTGCCACTCTGATAACACCAGTATAGCCGGTGCCACGAAGCTGGTAAATGCCGGGTTTTCTCCGGTATACCGGCTGAAAGGAAACTACGAGTCATGGGTCTCGGCCGGCTACCCGGCAGAATAA
- a CDS encoding flavodoxin family protein, producing MESNGTEHKDSLPIKSLVVVFSYHHKNTEKIAHVIANVLDAPVKTPQQVRPEEIAEYDLVGFGSGIYSATFDTSLLSLADRLPQVNNKKVFLFSTYGAPAFIANKEFVEKNHEQFREKLKAKGYTVIGEFGCAGWNTNSFLKYFGGLNKGKPDAEDFRNAEAFARNLMLLTGIGKTDTTRKLP from the coding sequence ATGGAATCGAATGGGACAGAACACAAGGATTCGTTGCCGATAAAATCTCTCGTGGTCGTGTTTTCGTATCATCACAAAAATACTGAGAAGATCGCTCACGTCATTGCAAACGTGCTTGATGCACCGGTAAAAACGCCACAGCAGGTCAGGCCCGAAGAGATCGCGGAATATGATCTGGTTGGCTTTGGCTCCGGGATCTATAGCGCGACATTCGACACATCCCTCCTCAGCCTTGCCGACCGGCTGCCGCAGGTGAACAACAAAAAAGTATTCCTCTTCTCGACCTATGGAGCTCCGGCTTTCATTGCCAACAAGGAATTCGTGGAGAAAAATCACGAGCAGTTCCGGGAAAAATTAAAAGCGAAAGGGTACACGGTCATCGGGGAATTCGGGTGTGCGGGGTGGAACACGAACAGTTTCTTAAAATATTTCGGGGGTCTTAACAAGGGGAAGCCTGATGCCGAAGACTTCAGGAATGCGGAAGCATTTGCCCGGAACCTGATGTTGCTCACCGGTATCGGGAAAACAGACACAACAAGGAAATTACCATGA
- a CDS encoding metalloregulator ArsR/SmtB family transcription factor has product MDPCNKCKECTKLCEIVPVMAGTFKALGDLTRLQIIYLLATDTSGTLGVGELATRLGISQPAVSQHLKTLKGEGLVDSRREGFYVYYTINRDRIVQFREHFELMYASVMENCSRELVRKTTRNRVLKACVIFYSLTGVTRGIAEGIRHSSGCELIEVKTRTEYSTFTAYTTGVLRSRKGACDAIVPDEIDVSPYDLLIIGTPVWAWKPAPAINAAVRALRGCEGKMAVVFVTCHDQPGEALPLLNRALAERGVEVMAEICLTKEDTKNPTVGNELLGRIAAALPVLPAAEQKTNPGQKPEGMKP; this is encoded by the coding sequence ATGGACCCGTGCAACAAGTGTAAAGAATGTACCAAGCTCTGCGAGATCGTCCCCGTTATGGCCGGGACGTTCAAGGCGCTTGGCGATCTCACCCGCCTCCAGATCATCTACCTGCTCGCAACCGACACGAGCGGGACGCTCGGTGTGGGGGAACTCGCAACCCGGCTCGGCATTTCGCAACCGGCGGTCTCCCAGCACTTAAAGACGCTGAAAGGCGAGGGGCTTGTCGATTCGCGGCGGGAGGGATTCTATGTCTACTACACGATCAACCGCGATCGCATTGTGCAGTTCCGGGAACACTTCGAGCTGATGTACGCAAGTGTCATGGAAAACTGCAGCCGGGAACTGGTCCGGAAAACGACCCGCAACCGGGTCTTAAAGGCATGCGTGATCTTCTACTCACTTACCGGTGTTACGCGGGGGATAGCAGAAGGAATCCGGCATTCCAGCGGGTGCGAACTTATCGAAGTAAAGACCCGGACCGAGTATTCGACTTTCACCGCGTACACGACCGGTGTCCTGCGATCCCGCAAGGGAGCCTGCGATGCGATTGTTCCCGATGAGATCGATGTCTCGCCGTACGACCTGCTCATCATCGGCACACCTGTATGGGCATGGAAGCCGGCACCTGCCATCAATGCCGCAGTCCGGGCGCTCCGTGGCTGTGAAGGAAAAATGGCCGTCGTCTTCGTGACCTGTCATGACCAGCCGGGCGAAGCCCTCCCGCTCCTGAACAGGGCACTGGCAGAACGGGGTGTTGAAGTCATGGCAGAGATCTGCCTCACCAAAGAGGACACGAAAAACCCGACTGTGGGAAATGAACTTCTCGGCCGGATTGCTGCAGCATTGCCGGTCCTGCCTGCTGCGGAACAAAAAACGAATCCCGGTCAAAAACCAGAAGGTATGAAACCATGA